Part of the Halostagnicola larsenii XH-48 genome, AAATCCGGATAGCGTCCAGACCGAACTCCCGCAGTCGAACGACGAAATTCGACGGCTGCACGACGAACTCGTCGAACTCGAGACCAAACACGAAGAACTCGAGGCGGAACTCGAAGAGAAAGATCACGTTATCGACATCCTCCAGGACAAACTCGAGGCCCAGCGCGGCAGAACGGAAAATCTCGCCAAGCGAAATCGTGCACTCAAAGACCGGATCGACGAAATCGAGGGGGGCGAGGGCGAACAGACGATCGTCCAGGCAGACGCAGATGACTTCGAATTCGGTTACACAGACGTAACAGAGGGGCTTACGGTCGCGGATTCCCAGATTATCGTCGCGGACGAACAGCAGAACGTCGACGAGCTGCTCGAGACGACGCCGATCGACGACCGTCTCAGCGCCGCCTGCGATCAGTCCCGGTGTTCGCTCGAGACGAGTCGGATGGTCATCAAAACGCTCGCCCAGGCCGGTCCGTTGACCACTATCGAAGTGGCCAGCCGCGTCGACCGGTCCACCGTCGCGGTACAGAGCCTGCTTTCGGAACTCAGGACCCAGGGTGTCGTCGGTCGACCCTCCGAACGAACGTACCAACTCGAATCCGACATTCTCGAGGCGCTAAAAGCGACGGCAAAAGAGGAGTAGCAGGATCGCAGAGCGTGCGAACGAAAAGCAGTAAACCGTAGAATTCACCAGGTCAGATCGTCTCCGACCGCTTCGATGGCAGCCGGATCGATGTGTTGATGAACTGGGAGGACGACCGTCGACTTCGAGAGCGTGTTCGACGTTTCGTAGGCCGGATTATCCATGACTGACGCCGAAAGCCGCGGCCAGGTGTGGGCACCGTCGACGCCCACCTGCTCGAGTTCCCACATGAATTCCGACGGATCCGTGACACGGACCGGAAACACCTGTGGGCAGATTCCGTCGGGCAGCGTGTCGAAAACCGGGACGACGTCAGAGCGTGACTCGAGGACGCGCTGCCACGCCGAAAAGTTGGCCCGGCGGCTGGACCGTATCGACTCGGGATCGGCGTCGACGAAAACTCGGTGTGCCAGGTTCGACATCTGGGATTTTTCGTTCTCGTAGCGATTTCTCGGTGACGCCGTCACGCGTCCCACGCCGCTGCCGCTGACGAGTGTGTCTACCGATTCGCGGAGTCGAGCGTTTCGATCGAACAGTTCGAACGCGATCGATTTTATGAGAAACTGACAATCAGTTG contains:
- a CDS encoding DegT/DnrJ/EryC1/StrS family aminotransferase — its product is MISVNYFGFPQPGLETISSITSEYECYHIDDNAHSPLSVDDGRLLGTYGDIGITSLWKQLPIPNGALLYLNSDRLATEYTPSRYEGVRDRLDTTDCQFLIKSIAFELFDRNARLRESVDTLVSGSGVGRVTASPRNRYENEKSQMSNLAHRVFVDADPESIRSSRRANFSAWQRVLESRSDVVPVFDTLPDGICPQVFPVRVTDPSEFMWELEQVGVDGAHTWPRLSASVMDNPAYETSNTLSKSTVVLPVHQHIDPAAIEAVGDDLTW